The Nicotiana tabacum cultivar K326 chromosome 14, ASM71507v2, whole genome shotgun sequence genome contains a region encoding:
- the LOC107825371 gene encoding uncharacterized protein LOC107825371, with product MWDKLQVTYEGTIKVKETHINMLVHDYELFQMKEVESIEEVIARFSKIISDLKAFGKPYTSGDHVWKILRSLPTTWQTKVVTLESQDLNKLSYDELRGDLIAFEKTHIKKIIHEEKKKTVAFKAITDKTKNDIDDDPEALEEEIAMVSRNMDGLMRRYRITKRERISSRRTRQYNEQDKNDVKCYECGRYGHVQAEFPYLKRKVARGFIKNKSFICWSDEDVSEPEEIVNLCFMTILKNDINKLSGCWTDEDVSDDKCKDENENCFMARGETSEVRSYNCERCNELQDILDLTLKEFQKLMNELKRLNRNTTERAAKENGACSSHMTGDKNLFKEITKINGGSVKFGDDLKGKIVGTGTVPFNKNCNITEVYVVDGLNYNFLSISQLCDSRYEVKVKKKGCAIEDESDGHICLTSMSDDPWLWHKKLGHASMHLIDKLPKHDLVIGLPKLNFSRSHVCDACQIGKHTRNSFKIKDIVSTSKPLQLLHIDLFGPTRTTSIRGYSINNRSFRVYNKRTLSLEESVHVVFDENDTSVEKGIIAEAQIESTTPTSITRPNEWKSEPEYPQKFIIGDPIEGMKTRGTNKKKANLALISQIEPKKIDEALKDSSCVQAMQEELDQFDKNQVWKLMPKPADPTVIGTKWVFRKKLNEDGKFIRNKARLVAQGYSQQEGVDYDETFTPVACLESI from the exons ATGTGGGATAAGCTACAAGTCACTTATGAAGGAACCATCAAAGTGAAAGAAACGCATATCAATATGTTGGTTCATGATTACGAACTCTTCCAAATGAAAGAAGTAGAATCCATTGAAGAAGTGATTGCAAGGTTTAGTAAAATCATTAGTGATCTAAAAGCTTTTGGTAAACCATATACAAGTGGTGATCATGTTTGGAAAATTTTGAGAAGTCTCCCTACGACTTGGCAGACAAAAGTAGTTACACTTGAATCACAAGATCTAAACAAATTATCGTATGATGAACTTCGAGGGGATCTCATAGCATTTGAAAAGACTCATATCAAGAAAATAATccatgaagaaaagaagaaaacagtcGCATTTAAGGCTATAACTGACAAGACCAAAAATGACATTGACGATGATCCTGAAGCCCTCGAGGAAGAAATTGCCATGGTATCAAGGAACATGGATGGTCTAATGAGAAGATACAGAATCACCAAAAGAGAAAGAATATCATCAAGGCGAACCAGGCAATACAATGAGCAGGACAAGAATGATGTAAAATGTTATGAATGTGGAAGATACGGACATGTACAAGCTGAATTCCCATATCTAAAAAGAAAAGTTGCCAGAGGATTTATCAAGAATAAATCCTTTATATGCTGGAGTGATGAAGACGTTTCAGAACCAGAAGAAATAGTAAATTTGTGCTTCATGACAATTCtgaaaaatgacataaacaaactTTCAGGCTGCTGGACAGATGAAGATGTTTCAGATGACAAATGCAAGGATGAAAATGAAAACTGTTTTATGGCACGAGGTGAAACAAGCGAGGTAAGATCCTATAACTGTGAAAGATGCAATGAATTACAGGATATTCTTGACCTTACTTTAAAAGAGTTTCAAAAGTTGATGAATGAACTAAAGAGACTCAATAG GAATACCACAGAAAGAGCCGCAAAGGAAAATGGTGCGTGTTCCAGCCATATGACAGGTGACAAAAATCTATTCAAAGAGATCACTAAAATAAATGGTGGAAGTGTTAAATTTGGAGATGACTTAAAGGGGAAGATAGTTGGCACTGGCACAGTCCCATTCAATAAAAACTGCAATATCACTGAAGTCTATGTCGTAGATGGACTCAACTACAATTTTCTAAGTATAAGCCAACTGTGTGATTCCAGATATGAGGTAAAAGTCAAGAAAAAAGGTTGTGCTATTGAAGATGAGTCAG ATGGTCACATCTGCTTAACATCCATGTCTGATGATCCATGGTTATGGCATAagaaacttggtcatgcaagcatgCATCTTATAGATAAACTACCCAAGCATGATTTAGTTATTGGTCTTCCCAAACTCAATTTTTCTAGAAGTCATGTGTGTGATGCATGTCAGATTGGTAAACACACAAGGAACTCTTTCAAAATCAAAGACATTGTGTCCACATCTAAGCCTTTACAACTGCTTCATATTGATTTGTTTGGCCCTACTAGAACTACTAGCATAAGAG GTTATTCTATAAACAATAGATCATTTAGAGTTTATAATAAGCGCACTTTATCTCTAGAAGAATCAGTAcatgtagtatttgatgaaaATGACACTTCAGTCGAGAAAGGAATCATTGCAG AAGCACAGATAGAGTCGACTACTCCTACAAGCATAACGCGACCAAATGAATGGAAGAGTGAGCCAGAATACCCTCAAAAGTTTATCATAGGAGATCCAATTGAAGGGATGAAAACCAGAGGAACTAACAAGAAGAAGGCAAACTTAGCCTTGATCTCCCAGATTGAACCAAAGAAGATAGACGAGGCTCTCAAAGATTCAAGCTGCGTTCAAGCCATGCAGGAAGAACTGGATCAGTTTGATAAGAACCAAGTATGGAAATTGATGCCTAAGCCTGCAGACCCTACTGTAATTGGAACTAAGTGGGTCTTTAGAAAAAAGCTCAACGAGGATGGAAAATTCATAAGGAACAAAGCCAGATTAGTAGCTCAAGGATATTCTCAacaagaaggagtcgactatgatgaaacctttacACCAGTAGCTTGTCTAGAGTCAATATGA